The following is a genomic window from Oncorhynchus kisutch isolate 150728-3 linkage group LG6, Okis_V2, whole genome shotgun sequence.
aaggcttcctagaagagtggaggctgtatagcaaaaggggggaccaagttcatattaatgcccatgattttggaatgagatgtttgatgagcaggtgtccacagttttggtcatgtagtgtatattgccAGTGCCAACATTTCATACTGCAAATGTTGGTACTGGCCTTATATCATGTCTAAAAGACACTGTCCATTTACAATATATTTAAGCAGTGATTTACCATCATCAAAATGACAGGCTGAAAATGACaggctgaaatcaacaccaacaaACGAGGGAGAGGAATCTCTAGCACTGTTAGGCCGTCCCGAGTTCAACGGGTCGGCGTTTCAGCAATGTAACAGCATGTCCAATtagtgatggtaaatgcccattgcgATATGTCCAtttgaaatatacagtatattgccaGTTTCAACATGTTATACTGCAATTGGACAGTGTCCATAGGGATTTACCATCACGAAATGGACAGACTGAAATGACCACCTAAGAGTGAGGGAGAGGCAACAGTGTTTGACTCATACTATATATTGTTAATGGacatgtgtgaagttgctggatattgggcgggaactggaacacgctgttgtacctGTCGATCCAGAgcttccaaacatgctcaatgggtgacatgtttggtgagtatgcaggccatggaagaacggggacatgttcagcttccaggaattgtctacagatccttgcaacGTGGGGCCGagcattattatgctgaaacatgaggtgatggcggatgaatggcacaacaatggtctcaggatctcgtcacggtatctctgtgcattcaaattgccattgataaaatgcaactgtgttcattgtccgtagcttatgcctgcccctaccataaccccaccacagggcactctgttcacaaagttgtCATCAGtaaactgctcacccacacatCATCATACACATGGTCTACTGTTATGAGgcctgttggacatactgccaaattgtctaaaacaacattggaagaaaaatgtacattcaattctctggtaaaAGCTCTGtaggacattcctgcagtaagcatgccaattgcacgctccctcaaaacttgagacatatatggcattgtgttgtcacaaaactgtacattttagtggccttttcttgtccccaggacaaggtgcacctttgtaatgatcatgcactttaatcagcttcttgatatgccacccctgtcaggtggatggattgtcttggcaaagaagaaatgtttactaacaggaatgtaaacaaatttgtgcacaacatttgagagatgTACGTATTGAACAtatatgggatcttttatttcagctgatgaaaccaacactttGCATGTGGCGTTTATATTTGTTCAGTAGAGTTTAAGCCCTTTAACTGCATGTCcaatttgtgatggtaaatgccaATTGTaatatattgcaaatggacagtgTCAAGTTATACTGCAATTGGACAGTACATTGACAGATTTCCAGTCACGACAAGGACAGGTTGAATTGCGCAGGCCCCATCTCAGTACTAGAACATAACAGTTCAGTTGGAATGTTGATTTACTACTTTGAAATTAAATGTCAGACTTCCTGATTTAATACCAAATAAACACCAAATCTACTTAAAGAGTAAAACACTAAGTGAAGTTAAATGTACACACAGTTGTGGTTTCATAGCCTGGTAAATAACATTGCACAGATAGTTACACACTTAAGAGGGTTAGGTACAAGTCATAGAGAGCAGTTTGGGTACCAAAAATAAGTTCCATGTTTAAGTGGATACTGTCAAAGTAATCAGATAGATGTAGTGTTCAACAATAGTGTTGTCCTTCACAGGTTCATCTTGAGAAAAGGATAGGTAAAAATGTACATAAATTCAGTTGTAAATAATTCTGCCATTAAAAGAGTACACATTGTCTGTTCATTAGCTAGGTAAGTTCCAGTGTCAGCGAACAGAAGCATCTATAGTTGAGTGTTTCTGCTGAGAACGAGAGAAAAGCTACATACCATTGCTACCTTGAAACCTTATTTCCCTTCAGGATTACACAGTAACAACCTCCAGTGTGGCCAGATTTCCCCACATTTCAATTAAATGTGAATCAATAACCCCACATTCACAAGCACCAGCGTTTCCTACATTCACATCAGTCTAAAGTGATGTGTGCAACCAATTATAATTCTTAAAACACCCTGTAACTCTTTAGAGGGGATAAATTAAAGTTAAAAAGAACCAAATCTAGTCCATCATTCAAATAATAAATTCCCATATTACAGCTTTAAACAAAACCTTGTTCAATAGTCTGTGTGAATACTACCAGTCAAACGGTCCTGACAGAAGAGGACACATATCTTCTAGTCTTTCTGAACTTCTACCATTAATTGTGAACACCACACAGGAATTTGATACAAAAGTCTTTAAAAGTAGATAGGTTAACAGAGGAAATTAAGCATAATCAAAAGGGAGGGAGTGCTTTTCTGTACATTATTATACAGACTAACACAACTACAAAATGCGGAGGTTCatttagaaagaaaaaaaaagtatagAAAGCTAATCTTCCTGCTCTTCAAACAATAAAACAACTCATAACAAATGAAGAAAAATCAAGTAGATGATACAGCTTGAAAGAGTAAACACAGAGAAATAAAGAGGTCATGACTGTGTGTGCAGAGAAAATGTGTTCCTCTCATATCGAAGACGTATTATTGAGCTTTTCTAGATCAGGGGCGCCAAACCCATTTTGTCCCGGGGGCCACATTCAGTCTTCAACAACATTTCCTCGACATCAAAATTGGCAAAAAgtgatgctccctgactgtcatTTTGATGATTATTTGTGAGCTGgacagtcaataaactgtatgaatgtaggtccattatcatttctacagtTTCAAACTTGGTTTTAATCATTGAAAAAGTATATcgagtacacccccccccaaaaaaatatctgGATCCGGATGACACCCCTGTTCTAGCGCttcaccagtctctctccccaaGTACATTTAAAAGTGTCAGAGACACAGCACTAGCCAGAATCTCCAAATGACTTGGgcacaaattaatacaaatcaCACAAATTCACCATGATCTCAACCCATAGGTCTCTCTTATTAGTGTTTCCATGTCAGAGTAAGAGGATAATATCTATTTAGCCTGGCAGTGGGCTGGACAATAAGCGTGAaaatatatagtagtagtagggggAAGGTAAAGATCCCTGCCCTATTGACAGCAGAAATCATCCCTTTCCATCTCGGTCATCATTGTGGCCTTCCAAAGCATTGATTCTCATAATGTCCTAATCTAAACCTTAAGAAAACATCAAATACATTATAGCTAAAAAGAGGGCTTGAAAGAAATGAAGGGACGGAATGACAAACATTGTCTAATAATTCCATGACAAAGGATTAGTCACTCAGCTTCTTTCTAGCCACTTCATTTTCCTTCATTCCAGCTCTCATTTAGACCCAAGACTCATCTTTGTTCAAAAGTTCTGGCAGCTTTGAAAGCACTTGAAGGTGCATTAAGTAGCTCTGCATCACAGACACTCCAGAAAATCATGTAATAGAGATGCCCAGCAGGAGGCAGCAGCAATCTTCACAAAACACCAAGAGGAGAAGGCATCAGAGCAGTGAGAGTGGGAGTACGGAAGAAGTGAACACTAAGATATAGACAATGTTTTGCCTCATTTTCACATCCTCCCCCAGAGTTGATATGTCTTATCTGGGCTGGTGGCGGGCTGCGAGGCCTCTCCTGGCGTGGGTGGACTGCCTCTGCTGGGCCAAGAAGGACTGGGCCTGGTTGGATGGACCCGACCTCTCTCCCACCACCTTCTGATGCAGGGCCATaccctggggagggagagagagaaagcaagccATAACAGGTAAATGTCTTACTAACATAAAAACCAAGACCATTATACAAGTCATTGCACAGCATTGTAGCACCTATCATGCCAACTgctttaaaacctgttagggaggctgcgaattttcgcagctttttgttaaaaattgcgcaaaatttcaacgtcctgctactcatgcaagGAATATAGtaaatgcatatgattagtatgtgtggatagaaaacactctgaagtctctaaaactggttaaatcatgtctgtggctataacagaacgtgtttagGAGGCAAAATCgcaaggaaaactgttcaccaaaaacacaaaaaaaatatccatccgccagtctctgtattgtctatggcaagggaaaatagatagagccccgtttacaatgcctacagcttccacacgatgtcgccagtactggcaaTTCAGTTGTAGTTTATCCTTGGTGGGATGAGGAATAGGCACTTCCGGTCTTGGGGTCCACCGAAGGAAGTTATGAAAGGGAGAATATGGatgatgatttcaagacttgctgctatcgaatacagatcgccccgtgatcaatttgatcgattattaacgtttattaatacctaaagttggtttacaaaggtagtttgaagtgttttgtcaaagtttataggcaactttttttattttaaaaaacgccgttgcgttttggaaaggtgctttttcctggatcagacgggtttcataaatggacattttgggtatacatggacggatttaatcgaaaaaaagacccaattgtgatgtttatgggacatataggagtgccaacaaagaagctcgtcaaaggtaatgaatgttttatattttatttctgcgttttgtgtagcgccggctacgctaattatttcTGTTTTACGCCCCCTTTGGGTATTTCgggggttgcatgctatcagataatagcttctcatgctttcgccgaaaagcattttacaaatctgacattttggctagattcacaacgagtgtagctttaattgagtaccctgcatatgtgttttaatgaaagtttgagttgtatCGAGTACTATTAGTTGGCGCTCTGAAATTTCCGCTGATTTGGTCCCTGTACAGGGACAGCAGCCGTAAAAGGCTAATACTATGTAGATTAGGCAGATACGGAGAGGTTTACTTACTCACCATGTTGTACCAGGCACTGATGATGAGTTTCTCCTCCTGGTCATGTCTGGACCTGCTCTTCTCACAGTCATGCTGCACACAGGAGTTGTTCATGCATATGGAGGGTCAGAAATGCACTACTCATCTGCATCTCGTCAGTCAATGTAGAGTGGCTCTTACCTCCAGGTGCTGGATCTTCCggtctctctcagtcaactggtTCTTGAGGGCCTGAACATCAGGAGACACAGTCAGAGGCGGCTGCTTGGGGTCCAGAGTCTTGATCACCTTCAcaatgaacacaaacacacatatacttGGTGCGGAAATTCTCAACTATGTCACAATGTGCATGACAATCTTTGACGATATCTGCAACTCAGATTTAAGACAGCGGCCAAGCACCGTGGTGCTGTACTGATGAGTTTAGTGTCAGGCAGTGTTGACTGACCGTCCTGGCCTTCTCCACATAGCGCTTGTAGCGTTGCTCCATCAGCTTCATatcctcatccttcttcttcaggATCTCCTGCAGCTCATCGATCTTCTTTGCCACTGACAGGAGGGAGGTTGAAGAGGAAATATTAACGGCATTTTCACAGCTTGAAAGTGCTCTTAGATTGATACTATTTGATAGCACTGCTCCCAAGGGCAGGAAATAAGAGACTACTTACTGTTGCCGTCCGCttttggctccaggtcatcaatgacctctctcttcttctgcaGGTCTGAGTGGGCCTCATGGAGCTTCTCCCTGGGACGAGGACAGAGGAAAAGCATGGAGGAGCCGGACGTGCAAGAATCTACAGAGTGGTAATAATACTCCCTTCACAGGTGCAGTGTGCAAGCATCAGTGATAATAGTACTCACAGGTGCTCCTCAAGCTTCTTCTTCAGCAGGGAGGACTGAACAGGGAGGAAGAAAGTCAGTCAACACTCAAACtacagagaaacagacttctgtcagacagagacacaaaTAATAAGCATAATACACAACTGAAGTAGTCAAAGTCAAATCAGAGCCCAGGCAGGGATGGGCTGTACTTACGATGGCCTGATTGGCCGAATGTCGGTCGGTGGGGGCAGGCGGAGAGACAGAAGGGTAGGCGTTAATGGTGAATCAACACAGCAAACAAGGGTTAAAGTTCCCACACAAAATCTCAGAGAGCAGTCACAGGCAGGCAGTcaacagaggggagagaaggatacAGTCTACAACAGTCCTCAAGGACTATATTGAGGTCTAGATCTCTTTTTCCAATTATAATGACTACAAAATAaattattaaaaacaaaaaaaacatatttgaacTAAGATGGTCAACCGATTAAGAGAGATTGGTCCTTTCATTCCTGATTCCTATACATTTTCAGTATACTGTCGTCTTTGATTGGAGAAGACTGGGTCCACTCAGTGATTGGTATGGACAAGGTAACAGGAGTAACAGGAtgtttagaggaggaggagaggggtaaatGAGGAGGGTCTGTCTCTCCACTCACATCCTCAGCCTTGCTGCCCTGCTGCTGTAGAGCCTTCTGGAGATCCTCCACCTGGAACCGCAGCTCAGAGATCTGCTGCTGGTTCaacctggaaggaggagagacagaacaaataagaaaagcaggagggagagaaggggaaaggaagAGAAAATGAGGAAATTCGATTAAGCTGGTTTTGATGAGTGAGTGGGAGAGGCTGGCGATGCATACAATGTCACATCAGCCGCTGCATTAGTCCACTCTAGAGGTGTCCCGCCCACCCACTCccctctgtgtgttgtggttaATTAGGGGAAGACGGAGCTACTTCAGCCATACTCCACAGCTCGGGATGCTCTCATCCTGCTGCTGAAGACGGCTGCCTGCCTCCCACACTCTGGATCTATCGTCACACACACGATCCACTCAGAAAAAccgcccacccacacacacacacgcgctgtACGGACAGCCGGGGGACAATCTGGCTCATTGCTGTCCATCCTCTGCTCCGGCCCACACAACAACTCAACACACAGACCAGAGTGAGCTGACATTTAGCTAGATCGCTCCTCCGTTTAGCCAAATGTGAAACTCAAAACAGAAACTCTGGCAATATATACTGTGACTAATATCGTCACGGACTGACCTTGATACATACAATCAAATCACAATGTGCATAACTAAAAACGCTTTATTTTACTTTTGTGGATGAGATGCAGTGGTATTCGTATAGAACGTATCTTTTATTTTACGCAtgcctacatacacacacacacctgttttgtGTCTCCAGGGTGTTCTGGCTGCGTTGAGACTCCTCCAGCTGTCCCTGTACCACcaccagtctctgtctgtagctctcCTCCTGGACACACAGCATCTTGTTCTCACTCTGCAGACGCACCACCGTCTCCCTGTGGAAGCAGAAGGGATGAGATCAAAGAGATAAGGCAGGGAAGTGGGGCAGAGAGGCAAAGGTCTGTACACTACACACCAACAGAAGTATTCAACTCCACTTCAGCCAATTTAACAGCAGTGCCATCTGACAGAGCCATTCTATTCATGGAGCCAATGGCACATTCTGGTTCTAAAAATAGTGTGGCTGAGGAATAAGACCTTTGCCATTTATCACAGCTGAACACTAGGTTTGGGCGGATCCAGATTTCCATATCGTTCCTGAAGCATACCGGTTTTACGGCATTAACGTCTGTGCACACAAAGGGCATAATTTCTGTTCAAATGCTACCAGGTGGGACTACTAGCGAATTCCCATAGCGGACGTTAGCTAAATGCTAACAAGCGTAAGCGAACATAAACTAAAAGCAAAGACAGTtctataactttatgagctgggttCTATCTCAAAAGGCTACTCACACTTAATATAGGAGGGGATtgattgtctctgctgtaaccaagaagcttgatcttgcaaGCTAGCCACCTATAGCTAGCAGGTTagctagcaaaccaaatgcatagctggagaaaatgtatttggcattaaGATCGTTAACGTATAGATATATTTACCTGGCAAACATTAGGAGTGAATTTCAAGTCTAACTTGATCAGCTCTTGTACTGCTCGACAGTGGACGTCACGAAACTTCAGTTTGCTCCACATGCTCTTAATAAACAAATATaccatgtgactggctcaactgaattgtagtttaaaaataaaaaaaatctaaacaccCCGGTACCACCCAAGCCTGCAGTTGAAAATGAGCAATTTAATTCTGACACCACTGTATGTCTATTGATAGGTCAGATAGGTGTTATCTAACAGATGAAGCTTTCACTCAGTCTCACATACTTGAACTCTGTGGGCATCATCTCAGAGGCCAGGTTTCCCACTGTGCCAGAGTCCTCACATAATCCacctgaaggggagagagagagagccaagatGTCAGGGGAAAATATATCACATTTGTTTTGACAGTAGTCTTATCAACTGCCACAAAAGGTCAAACAACCCCCCTCTACCGTCATTTAGAAAAACAAAGGCTGAAGGTTCAGGATGTTAGCTGTGTCcattggactcacctggttgATTGAGGCCCTTCTGTTGGACCTGTGCACACCTGAGCTCATCATTGGTTTCCCGTAGTGTGTCTCGCTCTGAGATCAAACGCTGGAAAACACATTGGGATAACGTAGGGGTTAGACTGCACTCAATCTGATCCTACTAGAAGTGTTCAAAGTGACTGCCTCAGAATTTCAGAGATTTTAAATCCACATCCACTTTGACATCATGCCCTTTTAAGTAATACATCTTAGTCTGGAAAGGAGTCGTCCCCGGCCatcctctctcacctctttctccTTAAGCAGGGCGTCATACTTGTCCTGAAGGTTCTTGTACTCAAACTGCCACTTCTCAGCCTTCAGTGCCTCTGACGAATGCTTGGTGTGAAGCTCATGGACCTGACAGCAGGGAGGCAAACACATTCAGGGTCTGAAGAGAGTGCATACCATCATGTGTCATACACACATCCATCTCCACACCTTTGTTAACCCTCCCCCATTCTCTAGCCCTCTCTGCCCACCTGTCTCTTGTAGGTGTCCAGCTGGGTGCGGACTGAGTTGGCCCTGCGTAGCTCCTCCTCCAGCTCACATGTGCGCTGCATGTAGACAGTGTTGCGCTCCTCCAGCAGACGCACCTGTCTGCGCAGGTCCCCCAGGTCCTCCAGCTTGCGCTTGTACGTCTCTACCAGCGCCTCCAGCCGGCTCACCCGGTCAGACGAATGCCTgtaggaggggagagggtgagatGGGGAAGCCATTTTGAGGATGggacaggaaaggagagaaggatagGAGGCCACAGACTGCTGAGAGGCTGCTCTCCCCCTGGGCTCACCGGAGGATGTCCATCTCATCTTTGAGAGACTGGGCCTCCTGGGCAAGGCTGGTCAGTTCATCGTTACGGTGAGTGAGGTCCAAAACATCACGCTCCAGAATCTCCCCTCGCACACGCATGTCATCTTGGCTGTTCTCTAGTCTGTGTCACAAACAGGGGGCAAACAGAAAATGCTAAATTAATTGTATCAAAAGAGTAGAATGCATTTAGTTTGGAAGTTTGTGTTGAGGATATGACTGTGACCTGTAATTCTCCTCCTGTAGCTGCTCCATCTggctctgcagcagcagcagcttctTGCCAGTGATGGTGGTAGAAGCATCCTGTGGGTCACTGAGGCTGAGCTTCTCCCTCAGGGACTGTGTCTCCACCTGCAGGGACGACTTCTCCTCCAGGACAGCTGCCAACTgaggaccaaacacacacacagacatagtcaggggtggagaggcagagagagaaccagacaaAGTTGCATGTTACAAAggctagagagggaggagacctAGAGACAAATGAACAAACAGTCACACATTGAGTCATAGAAAGTGCTGAGCACAGAAAAAGGACACACTTCAAAATGCAGAACACCGCCAAAAAACCCACATATTTACTCATGAAAATGCGGAACAGAAAAAAGACACTCCACAAATGCTGAAGAAAAAAAGAGCCACACTCACATATCCAGCAATAGACACTGTATTGCACTTGCAAACACTTGCAAAACATGCAATGTTTTTCCATGAGGGTTGGTGGTAACTTCACATGCACAAACATCAACGCAGTTAGTCAGCTGGTCTGCTATGTTCTCAGTCGGGTGGGCCACTTTCTCAATGGAGCAGTTGTTAGCATTACCCCTCAAGGAGGGAAATAGAAAACCAGATGTCTGAGTCAGTCAGACTAACAGTTACAAAGTGGGGAGTTTGGAGAGTGGGCTCAGAAAGGGATGTTAATTAAGGATTCAAGCTAGTGAGGCTTGATGAAAGATGAACTATCCTTGGGGTTATCATGGACAAGAATGTTGGTTGGTGGTTTAGGGTACGTCCACCCTGAATATGTTTGTGGGTTAGGCAAGCAGGCATGCCAATATAAAAAGGGGGCGTCTATTACTTACCTGTTGGACATCTTTCCAGTTTGAGCACAGCAAAACTCTACACTGAACTTTAAGGACAAATGGCTTGCTTTAGCATCATACCATGGAGAAAGTAAAGAACTACATAAACTACTGAGAATTTCTTAATGTGTTTAATGTTAACATATTAAGAAATATGCTGAATACATAAGTGGCAATTGCCTTCTAATCCTAAATACTATACAATGTCATTATTGGGGATCAATGACCTAAGTCTTTGTACCCAATGACATTGCCTAATCAGAGGCAGCATTAACAGCACAGTTAGCACTGTTTCATAGAGACTAAGAGGATTCTAGTACCCAAAAGCCCATTTTAGCATGTGTAGCGCCATTGAGAACTTTCACCATtctgaagtagtcaactgggtgtgGCTTCCTATTGGTTAAgaaaggatcacataattccatccaggacATCAGGAAGGATCAGCCAATTAATTATTTGTGAGCAAcaattccataactgcaggttaTGTTTGTTAATGCTGCCTCatggctttatacctgttcaaacaacacactccaggtggcagtatgcaccctttcagtttgtttaccaactcagAAGTAGTcgaagaaaatggactacttcaaaatcagcggaggctggtgggaggagctataggaggacaggctcattgtaatggctggaatggaatggcatcaataATATGGTaaccacgtttgactccgttcctTTAATTACAtaacagccattacaatgagcccatcatcatatagctcctcccaccagcctccactgttcaaAATAGAGATGGCTTCAATGGTGCTGCCTGTGCACTCACAGAAgccataatgggacagatacagAAAACAAAAAGTCCCATCACTCTCTATGCACCGTTTACACAACAAACCATCAGGGGGAATCAGTCAGACTGGACAACAATCCTCAGCTAAGCGAATAAATAGGGTCACTTCACTCATGGCAAAGAGCTGCAGATACACACTCAACATGCTAACTAACAAACAGTCCTCTCTGCCCACCTGGTGCTCCAGGTCCCGACAGCGCTGGCCCAGATCCTCCTTCGCCTCCACCTCCTCACTGAGAAAATAATACTTCCTGGACTGCAGACACGGAGAGAGGCACAAGGGAGGTTATAGACAACACAGTGGGAGgtaaagaacgagagagagagagcgagagataccaCGAAAGACAAGTAAATGAGACGGCAATTGAGGAATAGCGATAAAACCAACTTGCAGGGGAGTGAAAGTTTAATGTATTCAGAGAAGCAGAGTAAGAAGAGAGCGGGTCCCACCTGGTAGTCAAAGTCCCCGTAGGTCTCAGGACTTCCTGGAACAGTTGGCTCTTTAGCTATGAGCTACACCACAACAAAACATTAAATTGCTGGTTCAAACTCCAGAAAGACAGATCACACGGTGAAACCCATTGTCAATATAGAGGTAAGCAGGACAATAAGTGAGCTATTGCCTGTTTTAATGTATATTGCTGTTAAATACAGAAAGGTTTCAGGGAGCAAAGAATTGTGCTTGAACAGTTGTAGCCAAAaatgttgagaatgacacaaatattaattttcaaagtctgctgtctcagtttgtatgatggcaatttgcatatactccagaatgttacgaagagtgatcagatgaattgcaattaattgcaaagtccctctttgccatgcaaatgaactgaatccccaaaaaacatttccactgcatttcagccctgccacaaaaggaccagctgacatcatgtcagtgattccctcgttaacacaggtgtgagtgctgacgaggacaaggctggagattacTCTGttatgctgattgagtttgaataacagacttgaagcttcaaaaggagggtggtgcttggaatcattgttcttcctctgtcaaccatggttacctgcaaggaaacatgtgccgtcctcattgctttgcacaaaaatggctttacaggcaaggatattgctgccagtaagattgatTTAGGTACAagcatttatcggatcatcaagaacttcaaggagagcggttcaaatgttgtgaagaaggcttcagggtgcccaagaaagtccagcaagtgccaggaccgtctcctaaagttgattcagctgcgggatcggggcaccaccagt
Proteins encoded in this region:
- the LOC109891947 gene encoding protein Hook homolog 2-like isoform X2 encodes the protein MSLDKAKLCDSLLNWLQTFQVPSCTSKEDLMSGVAIAHVLHRIDPSWFNEAWLGRIKEESEANWRLKVSNLKKILQSMLEYYHDVLGHQVADLHLPDINLIGEFGDVTELGKLVQLVLGCAVSCEKKQEQIQQIMTLEESVQHVVMTAIQELIAKEPTVPGSPETYGDFDYQSRKYYFLSEEVEAKEDLGQRCRDLEHQLAAVLEEKSSLQVETQSLREKLSLSDPQDASTTITGKKLLLLQSQMEQLQEENYRLENSQDDMRVRGEILERDVLDLTHRNDELTSLAQEAQSLKDEMDILRHSSDRVSRLEALVETYKRKLEDLGDLRRQVRLLEERNTVYMQRTCELEEELRRANSVRTQLDTYKRQVHELHTKHSSEALKAEKWQFEYKNLQDKYDALLKEKERLISERDTLRETNDELRCAQVQQKGLNQPGGLCEDSGTVGNLASEMMPTEFKETVVRLQSENKMLCVQEESYRQRLVVVQGQLEESQRSQNTLETQNRLNQQQISELRFQVEDLQKALQQQGSKAEDSSLLKKKLEEHLEKLHEAHSDLQKKREVIDDLEPKADGNMAKKIDELQEILKKKDEDMKLMEQRYKRYVEKARTVIKTLDPKQPPLTVSPDVQALKNQLTERDRKIQHLEHDCEKSRSRHDQEEKLIISAWYNMVRYGPASEGGGREVGSIQPGPVLLGPAEAVHPRQERPRSPPPAQIRHINSGGGCENEAKHCLYLSVHFFRTPTLTALMPSPLGVL
- the LOC109891947 gene encoding protein Hook homolog 2-like isoform X1, producing the protein MSLDKAKLCDSLLNWLQTFQVPSCTSKEDLMSGVAIAHVLHRIDPSWFNEAWLGRIKEESEANWRLKVSNLKKILQSMLEYYHDVLGHQVADLHLPDINLIGEFGDVTELGKLVQLVLGCAVSCEKKQEQIQQIMTLEESVQHVVMTAIQELIAKEPTVPGSPETYGDFDYQSRKYYFLSEEVEAKEDLGQRCRDLEHQLAAVLEEKSSLQVETQSLREKLSLSDPQDASTTITGKKLLLLQSQMEQLQEENYRLENSQDDMRVRGEILERDVLDLTHRNDELTSLAQEAQSLKDEMDILRHSSDRVSRLEALVETYKRKLEDLGDLRRQVRLLEERNTVYMQRTCELEEELRRANSVRTQLDTYKRQVHELHTKHSSEALKAEKWQFEYKNLQDKYDALLKEKERLISERDTLRETNDELRCAQVQQKGLNQPGGLCEDSGTVGNLASEMMPTEFKETVVRLQSENKMLCVQEESYRQRLVVVQGQLEESQRSQNTLETQNRLNQQQISELRFQVEDLQKALQQQGSKAEDAISSLLKKKLEEHLEKLHEAHSDLQKKREVIDDLEPKADGNMAKKIDELQEILKKKDEDMKLMEQRYKRYVEKARTVIKTLDPKQPPLTVSPDVQALKNQLTERDRKIQHLEHDCEKSRSRHDQEEKLIISAWYNMVRYGPASEGGGREVGSIQPGPVLLGPAEAVHPRQERPRSPPPAQIRHINSGGGCENEAKHCLYLSVHFFRTPTLTALMPSPLGVL
- the LOC109891947 gene encoding protein Hook homolog 2-like isoform X3 produces the protein MSLDKAKLCDSLLNWLQTFQVPSCTSKEDLMSGVAIAHVLHRIDPSWFNEAWLGRIKEESEANWRLKVSNLKKILQSMLEYYHDVLGHQVADLHLPDINLIGEFGDVTELGKLVQLVLGCAVSCEKKQEQIQQIMTLEESVQHVVMTAIQELIAKEPTVPGSPETYGDFDYQSRKYYFLSEEVEAKEDLGQRCRDLEHQLAAVLEEKSSLQVETQSLREKLSLSDPQDASTTITGKKLLLLQSQMEQLQEENYRLENSQDDMRVRGEILERDVLDLTHRNDELTSLAQEAQSLKDEMDILRHSSDRVSRLEALVETYKRKLEDLGDLRRQVRLLEERNTVYMQRTCELEEELRRANSVRTQLDTYKRQVHELHTKHSSEALKAEKWQFEYKNLQDKYDALLKEKERLISERDTLRETNDELRCAQVQQKGLNQPGGLCEDSGTVGNLASEMMPTEFKETVVRLQSENKMLCVQEESYRQRLVVVQGQLEESQRSQNTLETQNRLNQQQISELRFQVEDLQKALQQQGSKAEDAISSLLKKKLEEHLEKLHEAHSDLQKKREVIDDLEPKADGNMAKKIDELQEILKKKDEDMKLMEQRYKRYVEKARTVIKTLDPKQPPLTVSPDVQALKNQLTERDRKIQHLEHDCEKSRSRHDQEEKLIISAWYNMGMALHQKVVGERSGPSNQAQSFLAQQRQSTHARRGLAARHQPR
- the LOC109891947 gene encoding protein Hook homolog 2-like isoform X4 yields the protein MSLDKAKLCDSLLNWLQTFQVPSCTSKEDLMSGVAIAHVLHRIDPSWFNEAWLGRIKEESEANWRLKVSNLKKILQSMLEYYHDVLGHQVADLHLPDINLIGEFGDVTELGKLVQLVLGCAVSCEKKQEQIQQIMTLEESVQHVVMTAIQELIAKEPTVPGSPETYGDFDYQSRKYYFLSEEVEAKEDLGQRCRDLEHQLAAVLEEKSSLQVETQSLREKLSLSDPQDASTTITGKKLLLLQSQMEQLQEENYRLENSQDDMRVRGEILERDVLDLTHRNDELTSLAQEAQSLKDEMDILRHSSDRVSRLEALVETYKRKLEDLGDLRRQVRLLEERNTVYMQRTCELEEELRRANSVRTQLDTYKRQVHELHTKHSSEALKAEKWQFEYKNLQDKYDALLKEKERLISERDTLRETNDELRCAQVQQKGLNQPGGLCEDSGTVGNLASEMMPTEFKETVVRLQSENKMLCVQEESYRQRLVVVQGQLEESQRSQNTLETQNRLNQQQISELRFQVEDLQKALQQQGSKAEDSSLLKKKLEEHLEKLHEAHSDLQKKREVIDDLEPKADGNMAKKIDELQEILKKKDEDMKLMEQRYKRYVEKARTVIKTLDPKQPPLTVSPDVQALKNQLTERDRKIQHLEHDCEKSRSRHDQEEKLIISAWYNMGMALHQKVVGERSGPSNQAQSFLAQQRQSTHARRGLAARHQPR